A region of the Desulfobacter postgatei 2ac9 genome:
TGGTGAATGATTTTCAATTTGACAGCGAACGGTTCGGGTATACACCGGCCAAGGCATCCAAATTGTCCCGCAGCCAGCAGATGCTTTTGCATGCCGCTTACCAGGCAGTGGAAAACGCAAAACTTTTAGCCGATGACAACCGGCTTGCAACAAAAATACAGAACCGTACGGCGGTTGTTGTGGCCACATGTCTTGGCAATGAAATGGCATCTGATCTGCATTTTAAATATTTTTTTCCGGAAGTTAAAAATTACCTGCGCAGCACGCCTGAATTCAATGCCTTGTCCGAACCGGAGCAAAATAAAATCATTGACCGGCTACGCGTAAAAATGTCCCAGGGTTCGATTTACGAGCCTGTGCACGGTGTCACCTTGAACATGGAAGCGGCCCGCATTGCATATCATCTGGGCATTACCGGCATCAATTACGTCGTGGATGCCGCATGTGCCACATCCCTTGCGGCCATTGAGTGCGGGATTCATGAGCTTTTGAGCGGGGCCCATGACATGGTGATTGCAGGCGGTGTCAACACCAACCTGACGCCGGAATCATTTGTGGGATTCTGCAAAATGGGTACCCTGTCCGCCAACGGGTCATTTCCATTTGATGAACGCGCTGACGGATTTATCCTGGGCGAAGGGGCCGGCGTACTGGTCCTGAAACGTCTCAAAGACGCCATCCGGGAAAAAGACACCATCCTTGGTGTTATCAAGGGTATTGCCTCATCTTCCGACGGAAAAGGCAAGGGTATTGCAGCTCCGGATAAAGAGGGGCAGAAATTAGCATTTCAACGCTGTCATGAAAAAATAAAGTCAGAATTCTCCCCCGGCATGGTGCAGTTTATTGAAGCCCATGGAACCGGCACAAAAGTCGGGGATGCCGTGGAGATGGAGACCCTGCGCCAGGTGTATGACGCAGGCGCATCCATTGGGGTATCATCCATTAAATCCCAGATCGGTCATTTGCTCGGGGCTGCCGGCATGGCTGGCATGATAAAAACATTGCTGGCTCTAAACCATCAGATTCTGCCCCCTAACGGCTCATTTGAGAACATCTCTCCGAAAATCGACATCACGGATTCACCTCTGTTTGTCCTGGGAGATGCCAAACCCTGGGAAGCGCCGGTCAGTGGCCCGCGCATGGCAGCGGTAAGCGCCTACGGATTCGGGGGGATTAACTACCATGTCGTGGTCAGCGAGTTGAACGCGTCAGACACAACACTGTCCCGTGGAATATTTACGGATCTGGACCATGATCCCAATGATGACAGAATCGTTTTTTCCGGCATGGGTGTTGTTCTGCCAAAGGCCAAAAATAAAGAGGCGTTCTGGGATACCATGGTTTCGGGGCAAAAGGCTTACCAGCCCATGCCGTCCGATCGCATGGCCAATGCGTGCTATGCCGAAGAAGACGAAAACTCGGGCTTTCGCCTGCCCATGATGAAAAACGGCATTGTTGACGATTTTATGCTGGATCCGAAAACCTTTAAGATTCCGCCTTCAGCCATTACATACATGGACCGGGCCCAGTTGTTCGGCCTGGATGCCGCAGGCCAGGCCCTTGAACAAGCCCGCATGAATGACAAACTGACCGCCGGTAACAGGATCGGCGTCATCCTGGGTACAATTTCCGGGACCCGGAATGTTGAATCTATTATCAGCACCCGGACTCCGCTGCTCCAGCGCATGATCCGGTCCATCCCGGACGTGGATGCAAATACCCTTTCAGCCATTGCAGACCACGTGGGAGATCTTTTAGGCAAAAAGTATCCGCCCATGAACGGGGACAGCATCCCCGGGATGCTGTCAAACATTGTGTCTGCACGCATATCCAAACATTATAACATCCAGGGAACCAATTTTGTGGTGGATGCTTCATGTGCATCCGCCACCATGGCCTTGAACATGGCGGTTAAAAATTTGCGCGCAGGCAATCTCGATGCCGTACTCACCGGCGGGGTGGACACCAACCTGTATCCCGGGGTGCTGCTGGCATTCAAACGCCTGGGTATTCTGGCGGAAACCGAACCCAGCCTGTTTGACAATGATGCCAACGGATATGTCATGGGCGAGGGGGCGGCCTGCCTGGTCGTAACCACCTATAAATATGCCAAACAGAACGATATGCCGATTCTGGGTGAATTAAAATGCCTGAACATGGCGGCAAGCGCGCCTGAGCATTTGCTTTCTCCTTCTGAAAACAAATATGAAAAGGTGATCTCAAATGACACCGGGGTATTTAAAACCAGGAAACCCCATCTGGCATATCTGGATGTATTTGGTGTGTCCAATCCGTTCCTGGATCTGGTTGAAAAACAGGCCATTGAAAAAAGCCTGAACCATCCCGTGGGATACGGCAATATCAAAACCGAGTTCGGGTACTTTAAAGCAGCCAATCCCGCCGTAGTCATGGCAAGGCTTTTGATGATGTCGGAGAAAGGGGTTTTACTGCCCACCCACGGCTACAGGCCCCACTCGACACTCATAGAAAAGAACAGTCTGCTGCACCCGGTAAAAGAGATAACACCGCTGGCGGATGGCGCACTCTTAGGGGCTGATGTCAACGGTATCGGCGGCAACCACGGCCATGTGATCATTGGCCGGCTGCCCCGGTTCCTGCAGTCCAAAAAGGCTTACGCTTCTGTGGCGCAGGCCGCAGTCACCCCCGGGGTCTGGCCGGACAAGGCCCGGCCCCTGGCGGTCACAGCCCTGCTTTCGGGCCAGGGTGCGCAGTCTGCAGGCATGCTGAACGCCCTTTATCAGGCTGTTCCTGAAATAAAAGCCGTGATGGATCAGGGAGAAACCATCTTCCAGGCGCGTCGTGGAACATCCCTGCTGGAGCTCATGAACACCGGCGGTACTCCGTTAAACCAAACGGAAAACACCCAGCCCGCCATTTTTCTGTCCACGGCGGCCATCTATCATGCCTTAAGCCTTAAAGGTTTTGAGCCTGATTTTTATATCGGCCACAGTGTAGGGGAATACTCAGCCCTGTACTGTGCAGGCTTGATTGATTTCACCACAGCCATGAACCTTGTGATTTCCAGGGCTGATTTCATGGCCCGGGCATCAAAAGAAAACCCCGGCGGGATCATGGTGATTTTTGACGGGGAAAAAGCTGCCCAGGAGATGATTTTGGAATCCGGTGTTGACGATATCTGGCTGGTCAACAAAAACAGTGAAAAACAGACCGCCATTGCCGGAACAACAAAGGGCATAGACCTTTTTTGCGCCCATCTGAAAGATAAAGACATTTTCCATAAAAAACTGGCCTTGTCCGCAGCCTTCCACACCCCGTTGCTGGAATCTGCAGCAGCCAATATGGCCAAGATACTTGAATCGGTAAAATTTAATCTTAAAAATGCCCATAAAATCATCTCAAATCTGACTGCAAGACCTTATCCTGCAGATGAACAGATGATCCGGACCCACCTGGCGCGCCAGATCGTCTCCCCTGTGGAATTTGTAGAATCCGTAAAAGGCGTTCATGCCCAGGGCTGCAAACGGTTTATTGAAATCGGACCGGGCCGGCTGTTGTGCAACTTGTTGAAAAACATCTCCATTGAGGAACCCGAATCCATGCCCACGGCAGATGCCAAAAAAGGAGAACTTGAAAGTTTCAACCTGGCCGCAGAGCGGTTTGTCCCATCCAAGGCAAAAGAGATTGCCCAGGCAAACGAACCGGCTCCCCTGGAGCGGATGAACTTTGAACCTAAAGAGCTGAATAATAAGGATTTGAAAATCAAGGGCCTGAAAAAAACAGACGCCCCAAAAGAAGTAATGAACAAAGATATATCGTTCAACACCTTTTTAGAACAGAACAAAACTTTGGTTCAGGAAGCGCTTCAGCGTGAATATCAAGCGTTTCAGCAGAAAAATGCCTTGGCGGCCGTTGAAAATTTAGGCCTGTATACCGGTTCTGTATGTATCGCGGGTGTTTCCGTGGGCCTGCCCGGCAAAGGACATCAGATATTCAATGATAAAAATTTTGACCGTATTCTGGCCGGGAATAATTTCATTGAACCCCTGACCGAGGAAGAGAAACATAGAATCGTCGACATGAACATTACCCGGGTTTACAAGGAACCCAACGGCAATGCCCGGTTTGTGGATATTGTGCGCACGAAGGATGTGATCCAACTGGCCGGGAAACTCGGGTATTTTGATCTGTCTACGGAATACGGCATCAGCCGCAAGTTTGACCTTGTGGATGAACTGGCCATGGCCGCAGGACTTGAAGTCCTGAAAGACGCCAATATCCCCCTGGTCCAAGGGTATAAAAAAACCTCCACCGGCAGTCGCATCCCGGACGGACTGGTATTGCCCCAAGAGATGCAGGATACAACCGGCGTGATCATGACAGGTATTTTTCCTGGTTTTGAAACCCTGCTGCACCATCTCAATGCGTATTACTACAACAAGTTTTACGTCAAACCCTATGAAGAGCTGGAAAACATCTATTATCACCTGATGGAGAATCTGTCGGACAGGGATATGAAGGATGTGATCACGAACTGGTTTTTCAAGATACGTGAGCGACGCAAAGTATACGGCCAGTATAAATTTGAACGTAATATCCTCTTTGATATCGTCTCTTTAGGTGGCGCACATTTTGCCCAGCTTATCCGGGCAAAAGGACCCAATATTCATCTGAGCGGGGCGTGTGCATCCACCACCCAGGCCATTGGCGTGGCACAGGACTGGATTCGAAGCGCCCGGTGCGACAGAGTGATCGTCATCGGCGGAGAAGCGGCCACAAGTGAGGCTCAGATGCCGTGGGTGGGGTCAGGATTTCTGGCCATGGGCGCTGCCACCAGCAAGGAAGTGGTTTCAGACGCTGCCAAGCCCTTTGATGAGGACAGAAACGGCACAATTTTAGGTTCCGGTGCAGTAGGGATCGTTGTGGAACGGGAAGACACCCTGAAACGCAGGGGGTTGAACGGCCAGGCCCGGATCTTGGGCTCTTATATCGGAAACAGCGCATTCCATCCCTCCCGTATTGATGTGGGCCACCTTTCCGGTGAACTCAATAAATTCGTAGGCCAGGTGGAAAGGCAAAACGGCATATCCCGCAGGGATATGGCCGGGCAACTGGTATTTATGTCCCACGAGACCTTTACGCCGGCCCGGGGCGGCAGTGCCTCGGCTGAAGTGGAGGCGTTGAAATCCGCGTTCCCAGATGATTACAGGCAGATCACAATCACCAACACCAAGGGATATACAGGTCACACCCTGGGCGCGGGCGTTGAGGATGCCATACTGGTGAAAGGCCTGCAGAAAAAGAAGTTTCCGCCTGTGGCCAACCTGGATCATGTGCCTGCCGAATTTTCAGATTTGAACTTTACACAGTCCGGGAATGGCGATTACCGCTTTGGGCTGCATTTCAGCGCCGGGTTCGGATCCCATTTTGCCTTTTTAATGGTAGACCGGCTTGAGGAAGCCGGCGTGGAGAATAATCCGGCCTACCATGCGTGGCTGACCCGGATCACCGGCAGCACAGAACCCATGCTGGGCGTCACAAATAAAACCCTGTGCGTTTTCCCCAAGGATCAACGCACAGGGGCAATGGCCCAGGGAAAGATAGAGGATAAAGGCAGTGGGGCGGCCAAACCTGCTGCCCCTGAAGTCGGGAGATCAAAGGGGCACGATGAACCCGAACAACGGGTATCTGTCCAGGTGGAACACTCCCCAAAAGTTGTGGTGAAATCAGCGGCCACAGATGTTTTAGCTCAAATCACCGACCTGATCGCCAACCAGACCGGGTATACCCATGACATGCTGGAACCGGACCTTGATCTGGAAGCGGATCTGGGCATTGACACGGTCAAGCAGGTGGAGACCTTCGGTAAAATCACCAAATCCTTCGGCCTGACCGTGCCCGAAGATATCAGCCTTTCGGAATTGAATACCATACGCAAAATTGCCGAGTACATCGGCAGCCGTATTCAGACGGCGGATACCCCGGCACAGCCTGACGCCGGTACAGTTGTTCAGACACCAAAGCCTGGTTCCGGCAGCGGCCCGGACGTCATGAAGGAGATCACCGCCCTGATTGCTGAGCAGACCGGTTACACCCTGGATATGCTGGAACCGGACCTTGATCTGGAAGCGGATCTGGGCATTGACACGGTCAAGCAGGTGGAGACCTTCGGTAAAATCACCAAGTCCTTTGGCCTGACCGTGCCCGAAGATATCAGCCTTTCGGAATTGAATACCATACGCAAAATTGCCGAGTACATCGGCAGCCGTATTCAGACGGTGGATACCCCGGCACAGCCTGACGCCGGTACAGCTGTCCAGACACCGAAGCCTGGTTCCGGCAGCGGTCCGGACATTATTGATGATATCACTGCCCTGATCGCCGAGCAGACCGGTTATACCAAGGATATGCTGGAAGCGGATCTGGATCTGGAGGCGGATCTGGGCATTGACACGGTCAAGCAGGTGGAGACCTTCGGCAAGATTACAAAAGCATACGGCCTGTCTGTTCCCGAGGATATCAATCTTTCTGAATTGAACACCATCAGGAAAATCAGTGAATATATACAGTCCCAACTGACTGGGGATCAAAACCACAATGCAAAGAACCCACCGACGTCTGCAGCCCCGGGCCGTCAAGTACCTGAAACCGGTCATTCCGGGCAGGCAAGCCGGTCTCCCATGCAATCGGATCAACCGGGAAT
Encoded here:
- a CDS encoding type I polyketide synthase yields the protein MLNRILTTRLPLLAYHPPKTYDLDFFKNIWLAGAMPVLDTEFIGMSKLSDLIGQLKNQNLRHGIRIYAEDEEIWDYFEQHPADLPECVIVAYHNPDSLIKRQAVSAEILMMEIYESGLETILKGINPHGIILKGREAGGRTSSASSFMLSQYYGQKSDLPYFVHGGVGFHTAPGFFAAGAAGLVLDDQLYLAEDAPVSEAFKAVLKKMEETDTVVLDGGGNTQHRVFAKPGTKIVQELIKKISIKKAEGQNLDFIKTEIEQNMASLDQEHDTPMQSLFYLGQDASFARHFAKRGSRLEQMIRALFTSVGDALNAVEQFDPLTEHTPLAKAHGTRFPITQGPMANISDNKEFAKAVYDNGGLPFFALGSLPVEIADQILPEKSDDLPIFGAGMIGIKAFNPTLDHHLELIKKKKTPFALFAGGIPSQINELEACGTRAYLHTPMPGVLKNAFEKGTRRFILEGNEAGGHIGSLSSMVLWELSIETLLDLPSDQRPDVSVLFAGGIISAAGSHFISAMTALLAKEGVKIGIQIGTAYLFTKEIVETGALTSVYQQVVQEHKRTTIIGSTVGLPCRTADTTFAGQIMKNEHCRLADDTMNLGERKSAFEKDNLGSLLISAKGKTPDFNHKNDGQWILYTEEEQRSNGNFMTGEGLGFFETQTTIARIHEELFLKKDALIARLDALEVLFSADGQINDEIAVVGMGCVFPDAHDTDAFWQNILDKKYSISKVPDNRWEESLYYDPDPKAENKSYTQIAGLVNDFQFDSERFGYTPAKASKLSRSQQMLLHAAYQAVENAKLLADDNRLATKIQNRTAVVVATCLGNEMASDLHFKYFFPEVKNYLRSTPEFNALSEPEQNKIIDRLRVKMSQGSIYEPVHGVTLNMEAARIAYHLGITGINYVVDAACATSLAAIECGIHELLSGAHDMVIAGGVNTNLTPESFVGFCKMGTLSANGSFPFDERADGFILGEGAGVLVLKRLKDAIREKDTILGVIKGIASSSDGKGKGIAAPDKEGQKLAFQRCHEKIKSEFSPGMVQFIEAHGTGTKVGDAVEMETLRQVYDAGASIGVSSIKSQIGHLLGAAGMAGMIKTLLALNHQILPPNGSFENISPKIDITDSPLFVLGDAKPWEAPVSGPRMAAVSAYGFGGINYHVVVSELNASDTTLSRGIFTDLDHDPNDDRIVFSGMGVVLPKAKNKEAFWDTMVSGQKAYQPMPSDRMANACYAEEDENSGFRLPMMKNGIVDDFMLDPKTFKIPPSAITYMDRAQLFGLDAAGQALEQARMNDKLTAGNRIGVILGTISGTRNVESIISTRTPLLQRMIRSIPDVDANTLSAIADHVGDLLGKKYPPMNGDSIPGMLSNIVSARISKHYNIQGTNFVVDASCASATMALNMAVKNLRAGNLDAVLTGGVDTNLYPGVLLAFKRLGILAETEPSLFDNDANGYVMGEGAACLVVTTYKYAKQNDMPILGELKCLNMAASAPEHLLSPSENKYEKVISNDTGVFKTRKPHLAYLDVFGVSNPFLDLVEKQAIEKSLNHPVGYGNIKTEFGYFKAANPAVVMARLLMMSEKGVLLPTHGYRPHSTLIEKNSLLHPVKEITPLADGALLGADVNGIGGNHGHVIIGRLPRFLQSKKAYASVAQAAVTPGVWPDKARPLAVTALLSGQGAQSAGMLNALYQAVPEIKAVMDQGETIFQARRGTSLLELMNTGGTPLNQTENTQPAIFLSTAAIYHALSLKGFEPDFYIGHSVGEYSALYCAGLIDFTTAMNLVISRADFMARASKENPGGIMVIFDGEKAAQEMILESGVDDIWLVNKNSEKQTAIAGTTKGIDLFCAHLKDKDIFHKKLALSAAFHTPLLESAAANMAKILESVKFNLKNAHKIISNLTARPYPADEQMIRTHLARQIVSPVEFVESVKGVHAQGCKRFIEIGPGRLLCNLLKNISIEEPESMPTADAKKGELESFNLAAERFVPSKAKEIAQANEPAPLERMNFEPKELNNKDLKIKGLKKTDAPKEVMNKDISFNTFLEQNKTLVQEALQREYQAFQQKNALAAVENLGLYTGSVCIAGVSVGLPGKGHQIFNDKNFDRILAGNNFIEPLTEEEKHRIVDMNITRVYKEPNGNARFVDIVRTKDVIQLAGKLGYFDLSTEYGISRKFDLVDELAMAAGLEVLKDANIPLVQGYKKTSTGSRIPDGLVLPQEMQDTTGVIMTGIFPGFETLLHHLNAYYYNKFYVKPYEELENIYYHLMENLSDRDMKDVITNWFFKIRERRKVYGQYKFERNILFDIVSLGGAHFAQLIRAKGPNIHLSGACASTTQAIGVAQDWIRSARCDRVIVIGGEAATSEAQMPWVGSGFLAMGAATSKEVVSDAAKPFDEDRNGTILGSGAVGIVVEREDTLKRRGLNGQARILGSYIGNSAFHPSRIDVGHLSGELNKFVGQVERQNGISRRDMAGQLVFMSHETFTPARGGSASAEVEALKSAFPDDYRQITITNTKGYTGHTLGAGVEDAILVKGLQKKKFPPVANLDHVPAEFSDLNFTQSGNGDYRFGLHFSAGFGSHFAFLMVDRLEEAGVENNPAYHAWLTRITGSTEPMLGVTNKTLCVFPKDQRTGAMAQGKIEDKGSGAAKPAAPEVGRSKGHDEPEQRVSVQVEHSPKVVVKSAATDVLAQITDLIANQTGYTHDMLEPDLDLEADLGIDTVKQVETFGKITKSFGLTVPEDISLSELNTIRKIAEYIGSRIQTADTPAQPDAGTVVQTPKPGSGSGPDVMKEITALIAEQTGYTLDMLEPDLDLEADLGIDTVKQVETFGKITKSFGLTVPEDISLSELNTIRKIAEYIGSRIQTVDTPAQPDAGTAVQTPKPGSGSGPDIIDDITALIAEQTGYTKDMLEADLDLEADLGIDTVKQVETFGKITKAYGLSVPEDINLSELNTIRKISEYIQSQLTGDQNHNAKNPPTSAAPGRQVPETGHSGQASRSPMQSDQPGIQRYTFGLRKLSSPLPGNLDFEGQTYLITMDKQGFGRAVADLITENKGHVICVGNSEHDDYTVDLNRLEGAEDLISRIKAEHDGLSGIFFLHPLDFAMDSGENLAAESACVKFLFLLCKAFGSGLDQSCGRIAAVSVQSALARFKEPAPDRIFPVFSGISGLLKTVSKEYPGTGVKLVEFIDKKEIADITQAASVFMDEVFSISTRLEVGIEKGLRFGIRAKTGSLAASQPQGQGAAVIKDNDTLLVTGGAAGITYELLKAVIRPDMHLVILGRSRVEEELEIPVTDAMDDTQIMAALKTIHPNAKPVELKNRTAGLRRILTARGNLAQLRANAKVVDYHAVDVTDPEAVLKATSRYDRIDGVIHAAGVDRSIMIEKKSMDDFNLVFDTKVKGIANVLAAIENKNCRYIIGFSSITARFGNEAQSDYTAGNDMMGAMIQASALKTPELTYKVFDWTAWAEIGMAAQGTIEAVLKEKGIAFLPVNQGVRFFQEELQNPISTEILIGAPPENNPAAFDPDGLLAIGPFLDTVEKDSTPNRLKFKRLLEADRDLFLFDHARKGVPLFLGATGLETMAEAAMECSGSQGRILEVSDFKIPYGIKLLKNRPKEIEIFAEKNDDGVITTEIHSVFTPPGGKAPVQDTLHYQGKFKIGTDSPALDDISIPALSEFKVDADWQEQIYHPERLFMDGLFRSVDQLAALDEDSLVTVVQWRPGREFFKGRTYPEFATPVVIMDAVFQTGGILEFFTSADVMLPYAIGKVSFAGAVLPETPYFCVTRRMAQDSDTKTYHMQLADTSGRVIIDIKDFQMVRVDHLTEENRPAMPMLVDMATA